TTGCACTAAatgttaaatctagatttagtgttaaatctcgatttaaacCATTatactgacgtttcttaattCGAGATTAGACACTACTTatacctaaaaataataattaaagataaagataaaagataaaatactctttattgcacacaaacagaaacagagttacaaaaaagaaaagaaaataaatagcacaatcggcggccttattactaaaagtaatctcttccagacaaccaaattgataggaaatagaaagaaagaaaatgggTATCGTGTGAAAACAAGAGATGTTTATAAACtacattaatataaagtataaacgatatgtaaatacctacataattataataatacataaaacctacatagttaataataaatatatacctatatgtcctataataatacataaatattattaaaaataaataaataaataattgctgGTGCATTCTAATCAGGATAAGATAAATTTAAGTAGTGCTGTCTGAGcttgttttattatatttgtttaattatatTGGTGCAAGTCTCTTAGAGCCctgttacaatattttttatattattaatttattactttgtGTGTCCTACACAATAGTGTGTGTAATAATGATAGATATACCTTCCTTATGAGAAAGCTTTTACTTTCATCACACAAATATGAGATAATTAGTGAATAAACGTCTCCAATTCCTACATTGTAATTGTGCAAGTTACAGGTCAAActtagtacctatgtaggtacacaATACATACAGTAATTATGTGTCACCTACAATAATAGCTCACGGAAGTTATTTCAGCTCGTAGATTAAAGCGTGTtaagtagttttatttatttttcatgaatCTATTTCGCATGTCGCCCACACAGTCATGGCAAACAGTCCACACTCGACGTGGGATGTTGTGGATGAATTCTGATTGATacttctatttatataatgtTTTATGTGTGTCAGAAAATGTTGTATTagtgttaaaaaataaaaaaacaaaagctcTTAATTAACTCTGTTCCGCAGATAGAACAACACCTTCCCTCTTCACAGAACCGTCAAAAATATTCTCAGAAGCCATGGTCGCCCTGGCGTGAAGAGAAAAGGCGCGCTCATACGAACAGATGAAAGACGTGATTCAATTTGCATGGCATGAGGCATGATGGACGCATTACAAGGGCACGTGTACAGAACACCCGACACATCCGCCATTATCACACTTTAAATTATGTTACGGCGCTACGTTACAGCGCTAAATCCATTTTGAGAATTGCGAAAGAAGTCTGCGCGGGGTTTTATGAAGTGTGGAAGCGGTTTTTTCCGTGTGAGATGACTTGCAAGTGCCTTATTATGGAATGGTGATAGATATTGCGCTGCGGTGTGGGGTGGGAAGTGGGAACCACTGCAAGCATCAGAATGGCTTTTGCTTCTAAGTATTTCTTACAGATGATACGTTGCAAATTTTTGTTATAGTCAGAGGTTGACTAATCATTGGGCGCAGGTAACTCTAATTATAATGTTCATTGATTTGCTAAGTGGTGTGGTGAGTACCGTCCATGACCGCACAATATGTATAATCTAATCACAAATTAACTTCATCCGCATGCGTTTACAGTTTGTCTATAAAGTCGTGACAtgaatgtttgaggaactaacaTTAGTTATGCGCCTGGCAACACCAAACAATGCCAAACATTAGTACATCTGCTGTCATCGAGTGGTGTTCTGATACTGTTTTccttttatattgtttattgttttaattaacacgTTCACGGACAATCCGTCGAGAGCCGTAATTAAATGTCCTTGCAATATGACTACGCGCCTGTGGCCGTCCAACTTCTATTGGTTAAAACGGACGATCCGTTAACAGCCGTTTCATTTCCATAGTCTTAACAGGAGATACATGGTTTAATGTCGTATTGtgctaattcatttgtttctagGTGTCATAACAAACAAGTTGTGGGGGGTTCTTTTGCCCACACATAAGTGAACTTTATAGTGACATACCGCCTGTAGCCGTAACcgttacaaatacaaataatctTCCAAAATTTTGGTGTCACGGCGCGAGCGTTGCGGAAATATTGTGTAAAACGTGTGGTGGGCTGGTAATTTTGTGGCAAATTACGAGGTACATAAatgataaatcaataaaaaaatatactgatTTGCATATAGGATACCTTACTATtcgatttaaattttataattacttaaatagagCATAGAAAAGCGAATATAAAACTGTAATGAGGAACgaaaataattgtgtttttgtcGATGTACCTTTTGTATACTCTTAGTATACATcacctttatttttttaaatggcaTGCAGAAATTATAAACCGAGGTCGGGAAAGCTTACAAACATTTTTGAAGAGGATTCGGACCTAGAAAATAACTGCCGGTAACGCCTGTAGCCGTAGATGTCACTATACGCATTGTTCGATATGCATGATGTGGCAAACCGCTTATAGACGATACCGTCTATGGCCGTAACTGTCACattacgtaaataaaatatagtgaaATATGACAATACGTTTCAAGGCGTAAcgataaaatgtatgggatttttaggtgtcatatcaaaatatttccCAATCTTCAATTGTCCGTGAACGTGTTAAATTGCAATAAATTAGGGCCAAACTACGCGAATAGGTTGGTAAAATGAGTAAAGTGAACCGGAGTGGTACGCGGGAAgtaatttttaaagttttccaGCGATGTATGGCGGAGTTCCAAGCTGGACAAATTTTGTGGGATTTGGATGATGTTTATGGCCGAACAGCATCTATGACCGGTATGTAATCgagttattgtttgtatttagtCTGCCTGAAGATACAAATTTACTGAATTTGCGATTTGGAGACcataaaaaaaaccgacttcaaaaaaccactaaaatgtaagaaataattaaatctaaTTACACCGAAAAATATCaagcacaaaataaaatcatactaTATATCATTACTTTAACTTAACACTGTTCGAATATGCACCAACTATCTTGTATGTTTGGCTGatggtttattattaaactacccactattgtacttatttaattaatgtgtaatattgaataagtttgtgtattgtataaaatataaataagtataattagttattaagtacctaattacgtAGAATGATTCATCACGGACAAATCTCTGTGATTTTTGTGATGCAATGATATAAGTAATCAATAattctgtaaaataatttgataaataaataataaaaaataaaaaaaatttaaggtttacacaaattatatgtgacagtacaaatatacctaagcaggaactgttcttttttgatgttggtgcggtgacaaagtaatctgaagaaatatggcaccaacttcaaaaaagaacagttcctgcttaggtatatttaaagaattttcaaaatcggtccataaacggcggagtaatcggtgaacatacataaaaaaaaatataaaaaaaaagatcccgacgaattgagaacctcctcctttttttgaagtcggttaaaaagcaTTGTTTACAATGCATATTTTTAGGTTAGATTGACATTGTAAGTGGGTCATATTAGAGTGCGACCATAATTTTTGATACTTTAAGAATGGTATAACTCAGTCTGAAAATAAACTGAATGGTATTCTACCaattttgaattattattgatttatgtCAATGAGATATTGTTTCCATGGTTATCTCCGATATATGGACCGCCGATTTGTGCGACAGAAATTTTATGGCACATAGGTATTAGGTTAAGTAATCTTTCTACAAAATAATCTTAAATTCCATTTACTGAATTTTTGTACTTTATTTTTTCAGGAATATCAGAGAGTACAGTTAGGCGGATAGTAGATGaaggttttaaaaataatggaAAATTTGAAACCCCTGGGAAACACAGAAGAGGCCGACCAAAGAAAGAAATGGACAATTTTGATATTTGTGCACTGCGTCAAAAAATCCAATTCTTTTACACAgtgcaaaaagaggtaatgttttttgtatttagttgcatatttttgtgtgtATTCCTAAAAAGCACCATTTagcttaacatttttttatatgtgtaGTCAGACGCACAATCAACGGAACTCTTGATATTTCAGGTACCAACCCTCAGAAAATTGCAAGTGATCGCCAAAACGGACCTGGATTTCGATTGTAGTCTTGAAGTTCTccgtaaaattttaaaagcaATAGGGTTTACTTACAAGAAATGCCAAAATAATAGAAAGGCTTTAATCGAACAAACTCATATTGCAGCAAAGCGAGAAGAATATTTGgcaatcattaaaaaaaatcgtgATTTGCCAGAAGAGTTAAAAAAGGATATAATTTATCTCGATGAAAGCTATATTCACTCTTCATATAAGGTAAAGACTTGGTTTTTATTCTGCATGTACCTACCCTTATATATACAGTTTTATACATCACAATGTTTCTTCACGACGCATTATACACCCTATTCtgcttaatattataaatatgaaagttTGTGTGTTTGCGAGAGTATCTGCGCTCtctattaaatttattgctacaaaaatcaaaaagtatGGTCACATTTTCGTGAAATTTGACATATCTATGTTAATTTTTATCCTACGAGAACATGAAATACTTGTCAAAGCTGAAAGTCAACGCCAGTTcacaataaataagtacctttTTTTTTCCTACAGGTCACAAAATGTTGGCAGTCTCTAAATATCGAAGGTGTCACAAAAGACATATCTAAAGGAAAGCGGTACATCATAGTCCACGCTGGAAGCGAAAAGGGGTCTGTGCCCAACTGCCTTCTTATATTCACTGGTAACAATAAACTAGAAGACTACCATTCAGAAATGAATGCACATAATTTTACTAAGTGGATTGAGGAGAAGCTAATACCAAATCTTCACGAGCCTTCAATCGTAGTTATGGATAATGCGCCCTACCACTCCGTCATTACAAATAAGGCGCCTACCTCCAGTTCCCGTGTGGACGAGATAAAACTCTGGCTATTAGAGAACAATATTGATTTTGACCCTACACTTAGGAAGCCAAATTTACTGAGTTTAGTGAGAAAAAACAAACCACTCCCGagctatcacattgataatcTTCTAGGAGAATATGGGCACACAGTGATTATCACTGTGATTTAAATCCTATTGAGCTCATTTGGGCTAacgtaaaacaaaaagttgcaGCACACAATGTTGGGTCACGTGATGTGAAGCAACTTGCTGAAGAGGCCTTCAATAGCATCACGCCTGAAACATGGAAAAACTGTTGCAATCACGTCGAGACACACGAAAAAGAATACTACGAGCGAGGACGTCGCCTGTATCATGATATAGACGAGCTGGTGATTTGTTTAGGCGATGATAGCAGCAGCGATGATAGCAGCAGCGGTGACAGCAGCTGTAGAGTTGACAGCGCTGCTGATGAAAGCGGTAACGAGTCATTTCTTGGTGTAGAATATTTGGAATTTTATGACGATTGATCTATTTTCtaactttcatatttttacaCCCACCAAGATTGCGTTAACGCAATCTCTATTGTTGTTAGtatatcgacggtggaaaggcaaaaTGGTTTAAGCGccataacataaaatgttcaccagagcgatttaaagttcgaaattttcgaaaaaaaatcgtatctctgtaattattctagctatggctttgaaaattaaaatacgttaaattgaaatagttttctatgttattctgtatataaaatgaatgtacatattctatttactgaaataagggacataagacataggcatctgaaatctcagtcaggtaaaattggcttaaacgacattaacattttaattaaatacaagtaaaaacaatttaaacaccaaggagatttaaccatcacaccaggataatgttttataataatttatgttactttaaacattccataagaatgaattaaccgccagactaaggcaatttatatctaagatgaatgacttaaagaataaatgaacttataattggacctcagaactcgagaacggttgaaccgattttggtctagaaacatttgtggaagtccagggaaggtataaaaggtaagaagggtagggtagggtagggtagggtagggtagggtagggtagggtagggtagggtagggtagggtaggatagggtagggtagggtaagaAGCGGTACCTGCGGGCCAGctagattgaaaacaaaaaattcataatatctcaccaagtcgagcaaagaAGCGGCAT
This window of the Plutella xylostella chromosome 12, ilPluXylo3.1, whole genome shotgun sequence genome carries:
- the LOC119691614 gene encoding uncharacterized protein LOC119691614, which translates into the protein MSKVNRSGTREVIFKVFQRCMAEFQAGQILWDLDDVYGRTASMTGISESTVRRIVDEGFKNNGKFETPGKHRRGRPKKEMDNFDICALRQKIQFFYTVQKEVPTLRKLQVIAKTDLDFDCSLEVLRKILKAIGFTYKKCQNNRKALIEQTHIAAKREEYLAIIKKNRDLPEELKKDIIYLDESYIHSSYKVTKCWQSLNIEGVTKDISKGKRYIIVHAGSEKGSVPNCLLIFTGNNKLEDYHSEMNAHNFTKWIEEKLIPNLHEPSIVVMDNAPYHSVITNKAPTSSSRVDEIKLWLLENNIDFDPTLRKPNLLSLVRKNKPLPSYHIDNLLGEYGHTVIITVI